Proteins encoded within one genomic window of Bradyrhizobium sp. AZCC 1719:
- a CDS encoding NRAMP family divalent metal transporter, whose protein sequence is MSVRNKPHRKRHAHRAHRPLHFRDALRALGPGLITGASDDDPSGIGTYSQAGAQLGYGIGWTMLLTFPLMAAIQEISARVGRVTGHGIAGNVSRHYSPWLLSVVVALLFIANTINIGADLGAMADATKLLIGGHSIFYVLLFGVTSVAAQIFLDYKRYVSVLKWLTLSLFAYVAALAFAKVSWSDALASILVPRPTWSVEYLTTIVAIFGTTISPYLFFWQASQEAEDQRVDKAKRPLVERHYGAQKEFNRIRADTIVGMAFSNLIALSIIVTAAAALHAAGKTDIQSSADAAEALRPIAGAFAETIFALGIVGTGLLAIPVLAGAAAYAVGEGRRWPVGLARKPKAAAAFYAVLALSAGIGIALNFTPINPISALYWSAVINGVLAVPVMVLLMLMARRRDVMDRYVIKGPLYWLGWLSTAAMLLSVVAMGVGFFAGKS, encoded by the coding sequence ATGTCAGTTCGCAACAAGCCGCATCGGAAGCGCCACGCGCACAGGGCGCATCGGCCGCTTCACTTCCGTGATGCGCTGAGAGCGCTCGGGCCGGGCCTGATCACCGGCGCGTCCGACGACGACCCATCGGGAATCGGCACCTATAGCCAGGCAGGCGCACAGCTCGGTTACGGCATCGGCTGGACCATGCTGCTGACGTTTCCGCTGATGGCGGCGATCCAGGAAATCTCCGCACGCGTCGGCCGCGTCACCGGGCATGGTATCGCGGGCAATGTGAGCCGGCATTATTCGCCATGGTTGCTCAGCGTGGTGGTGGCGCTGTTGTTCATCGCCAACACCATCAACATCGGCGCCGATCTCGGCGCCATGGCGGACGCCACCAAACTGCTGATCGGCGGCCACAGCATCTTCTATGTATTGCTGTTCGGCGTGACCTCGGTCGCGGCGCAGATCTTCCTCGATTACAAACGCTACGTGTCGGTGCTGAAATGGCTGACGCTCAGCCTGTTCGCTTACGTTGCCGCGCTCGCCTTTGCAAAAGTTTCGTGGAGCGACGCGCTTGCCAGCATTCTCGTTCCGCGCCCGACCTGGAGTGTCGAATATTTGACCACCATCGTCGCCATCTTCGGCACCACGATCTCGCCCTATCTGTTCTTCTGGCAGGCCTCGCAGGAAGCCGAGGACCAGCGCGTCGACAAGGCGAAGCGGCCGCTGGTCGAAAGGCATTACGGCGCGCAGAAGGAATTCAATCGCATTCGCGCCGACACCATCGTCGGTATGGCGTTCTCCAACCTGATCGCATTGTCGATCATCGTAACCGCCGCGGCGGCGCTGCATGCGGCCGGCAAGACCGATATCCAGAGCTCGGCGGACGCGGCCGAAGCCCTGCGTCCGATCGCCGGCGCATTCGCTGAAACGATTTTTGCGCTCGGCATCGTCGGCACCGGATTGCTGGCAATTCCGGTGCTCGCCGGCGCCGCCGCCTATGCCGTCGGGGAGGGACGGCGATGGCCGGTCGGGCTCGCGCGCAAGCCAAAGGCCGCCGCCGCGTTCTACGCGGTGCTGGCGCTCTCGGCTGGCATCGGCATCGCGTTGAACTTCACGCCGATCAACCCGATCTCGGCGCTGTACTGGAGCGCGGTCATCAACGGCGTGCTCGCCGTGCCGGTGATGGTGCTGCTGATGCTCATGGCCCGCCGCAGGGACGTGATGGACCGCTACGTCATCAAGGGCCCGCTCTATTGGCTTGGATGGCTGTCCACCGCGGCGATGCTGCTCAGCGTCGTCGCGATGGGGGTGGGGTTTTTTGCCGGGAAGTCTTGA